A single genomic interval of Hafnia alvei harbors:
- a CDS encoding terminase ATPase subunit family protein: MNTTTVKTDLDPRRQAMFLYFQGLRIARIAEMLGEKPATVHSWKKRDKWGDIGPLDQMQLTTAARYCQLVMKEHKEGKDFKEIDLLARQSERHARIGKFNNGGNEADLNPKIRSRNSGERKQPEKNAFTDEQLEKLQQIFHETLFDYQKHWYRAGIDPDIRIRNLLKSRQIGATYYFAREALLDALTTGRNQIFLSASKAQAHVFKQYIIEFAQEVDVELKGDPMTLGNGACLYFLGTNARTAQSYHGNLYLDEYFWIPKFQELRKVASGMALHKKWRQTYFSTPSSLTHSAYPFWSGALYNRGRAKADRVDIDLTHNHLARGVLCPDGQYRQIVTVEDAVNGGCNLFDLDQLRLEYSPPEYQNLLMCDFIDDLASVFPLADLQACMVDSWEVWDDVQPLAIRPFGYNPVWIGYDPAKGTANGDSAGCVVVAPPPVAGGKFRILERFQWRGMDFRAQAESIRQLTEIYNVTYIGIDSTGIGHGVYENVKAFFPAAREFVYNPNVKNELVLKAYDVISHRRLEFDAGHTDIAQSFMAIRKSVTASGNRPTYEASRSEEASHADLAWATMHALHHEPLEGMTATNTNIVEIF, from the coding sequence ATGAATACGACAACGGTAAAAACTGACCTCGATCCCCGCCGTCAGGCTATGTTCCTGTACTTTCAGGGGTTACGCATCGCCCGCATTGCTGAAATGCTGGGAGAGAAGCCTGCAACCGTACACAGCTGGAAAAAGCGTGACAAGTGGGGCGACATTGGACCACTGGATCAGATGCAGTTGACTACCGCTGCACGCTATTGCCAGCTCGTTATGAAGGAGCACAAAGAAGGAAAGGACTTTAAAGAAATTGACCTGCTGGCGCGCCAGTCCGAGCGCCACGCCCGCATCGGTAAATTCAATAACGGCGGCAATGAAGCCGACCTAAACCCCAAAATCCGCAGCCGAAACAGCGGAGAACGCAAACAACCTGAAAAAAACGCGTTCACTGATGAGCAATTGGAAAAGCTGCAGCAAATCTTCCATGAAACGCTGTTTGATTATCAAAAACACTGGTATCGGGCGGGCATCGATCCCGATATTCGTATTCGTAACCTGCTCAAATCGCGCCAAATTGGAGCCACCTACTACTTTGCCCGTGAAGCGTTACTGGATGCGCTGACCACGGGCCGCAATCAGATTTTCTTATCAGCCAGTAAAGCGCAGGCGCACGTTTTTAAGCAGTACATTATCGAATTTGCCCAAGAAGTGGACGTGGAATTGAAAGGCGATCCCATGACGCTGGGCAATGGGGCCTGCCTGTATTTTCTTGGCACCAATGCCCGCACCGCGCAGAGTTACCACGGCAATCTGTATCTGGATGAGTATTTTTGGATACCGAAATTCCAAGAGCTACGTAAAGTGGCATCGGGCATGGCGTTGCATAAGAAATGGCGTCAGACCTATTTCTCTACCCCTTCCAGCCTCACCCACAGCGCTTACCCGTTTTGGTCAGGTGCCTTGTATAACCGTGGACGCGCAAAAGCGGACCGCGTAGACATTGATCTGACCCACAACCATCTGGCGCGCGGCGTTCTCTGCCCTGATGGGCAATATCGTCAGATTGTTACCGTAGAAGATGCGGTAAATGGCGGATGTAACCTGTTCGACCTCGACCAGTTGCGCCTTGAATACAGCCCGCCAGAATATCAAAACCTGTTGATGTGCGACTTTATCGACGATCTGGCCTCGGTGTTTCCGTTGGCCGATCTGCAGGCGTGCATGGTGGACAGTTGGGAAGTGTGGGACGACGTGCAGCCGCTGGCGATCCGCCCCTTCGGCTATAACCCTGTTTGGATTGGCTATGACCCCGCCAAGGGAACGGCCAACGGTGATAGCGCCGGTTGCGTTGTCGTGGCTCCGCCACCTGTTGCCGGTGGCAAGTTCCGCATTCTGGAGCGTTTCCAATGGCGCGGCATGGACTTCCGCGCACAGGCTGAATCTATCCGCCAACTGACAGAAATCTACAACGTGACCTATATCGGCATTGACTCCACCGGCATCGGTCACGGGGTCTATGAAAACGTGAAAGCCTTCTTCCCTGCCGCTCGGGAGTTTGTCTACAACCCGAATGTAAAAAATGAACTGGTCCTGAAAGCCTACGACGTGATCAGCCACCGCCGTCTGGAATTCGACGCCGGACACACAGACATAGCCCAATCGTTTATGGCGATCCGTAAATCCGTCACCGCCAGCGGTAACCGTCCCACCTATGAAGCCAGCCGCAGTGAAGAAGCCAGCCACGCCGATCTGGCGTGGGCCACCATGCACGCCTTACACCATGAACCGCTGGAAGGCATGACCGCCACTAACACCAATATCGTGGAGATTTTCTAA
- a CDS encoding DUF4145 domain-containing protein translates to MAVHKFSGAFFKNMQVEWPCPECGQKTLQIITESFVIHDTHDTNKHSSEDWFEPEMDRSIFSCMARCSRRQCGEVVACSGDSGWEQQGWDDGTSDDGYYKWYHPKTFFPSLHPFELPTKCPEEIAEPLQASFSIFLMQPSAAANLIRISVERMLTAMGVAELKQNGWRIGLKERLGKIPPLYESFSEHLMAIKFLGDAGSHNYDKVNIRDIEDAFEIMDYVVNDLFSGRKESIEILTKRLNDKFKEE, encoded by the coding sequence ATGGCTGTTCATAAATTCTCTGGAGCATTTTTCAAAAATATGCAGGTGGAGTGGCCCTGCCCAGAATGCGGTCAGAAAACCCTGCAGATCATCACAGAAAGTTTCGTTATTCATGACACGCATGATACCAACAAACACAGCAGTGAAGATTGGTTCGAACCAGAAATGGATCGATCAATTTTTAGCTGTATGGCTCGCTGTTCAAGAAGACAATGTGGTGAAGTTGTGGCCTGTTCTGGAGATAGTGGATGGGAGCAACAAGGTTGGGATGATGGTACATCTGATGATGGTTATTACAAGTGGTATCACCCTAAGACCTTCTTTCCATCATTACACCCTTTCGAACTGCCAACCAAGTGTCCTGAGGAAATTGCCGAACCTCTCCAGGCTTCGTTTTCGATTTTTCTCATGCAACCAAGTGCAGCCGCAAACCTCATTAGAATTTCAGTAGAAAGGATGCTAACAGCCATGGGGGTAGCAGAACTCAAACAAAATGGATGGCGCATTGGCCTAAAAGAGCGACTTGGAAAAATCCCGCCATTGTATGAATCATTTTCTGAGCACCTTATGGCAATAAAATTTTTAGGCGATGCTGGAAGCCATAATTACGATAAAGTGAATATCAGGGATATTGAAGATGCTTTTGAGATTATGGACTACGTTGTAAATGACTTATTTTCTGGGCGGAAGGAGTCAATTGAAATTCTGACAAAAAGATTAAATGATAAATTTAAAGAAGAATAA
- a CDS encoding terminase endonuclease subunit codes for MLSPARRHVMRVQAEESAQLGGSTLRNLSAYNQMLLKLEEDKRRLKRVQSTMRKAEIKRELLPYYQPWVAGALKSGKGAQDDVLMNVMIWRVDAGDFSGALDIAEYALKHGLVMPSLYNRQTACAVAEEIADAMTKNYAAKQPVDVGLIQRTLEITDAHDMPDQVRAKLHKILAYGLRDNNQPVLAYHHISKAFLFDKNCGVKKDMEQLERIARQANNG; via the coding sequence ATGTTGAGTCCTGCACGGCGACATGTGATGCGTGTTCAGGCTGAGGAGTCCGCCCAGTTGGGCGGCTCCACTCTCCGTAATTTATCAGCCTACAACCAAATGTTGCTCAAACTTGAAGAGGACAAGCGCCGGTTAAAACGGGTGCAGTCCACTATGCGCAAGGCCGAAATCAAACGCGAACTTTTACCCTATTACCAACCTTGGGTGGCGGGCGCGCTGAAGAGCGGAAAAGGGGCGCAGGATGATGTGCTAATGAACGTCATGATCTGGCGGGTGGATGCCGGTGATTTTAGTGGCGCATTAGACATTGCCGAGTATGCCCTTAAACACGGTCTGGTGATGCCATCGCTCTATAACCGACAAACGGCGTGCGCCGTGGCCGAGGAAATCGCTGACGCCATGACAAAAAACTACGCCGCCAAGCAGCCGGTGGACGTGGGGCTTATCCAGCGCACGCTGGAAATCACAGACGCGCATGACATGCCCGACCAAGTCCGCGCCAAACTTCACAAAATTCTGGCCTATGGTCTACGCGATAACAATCAGCCGGTGTTGGCTTATCACCATATCAGTAAGGCGTTCCTGTTCGATAAGAACTGTGGCGTGAAAAAGGATATGGAACAACTAGAGCGGATTGCCCGCCAAGCCAACAACGGATAA
- a CDS encoding phage portal protein: MSRKHKTKTQSVVTATQQAPAAEAFTFGDPIPVLDRRELLDYLECSRVEQWYEPPISLDGLARTFRAATHHSSAIYVKRNILTSTFIPHKLLSQQAFSRFALDYLVFGNAYLEKRKNRLGGTLSLEPTLAKYMRRGVDLDTYWFAQYGFNTQPYPFETGSVFHLFEPDLNQELYGLPEYLAAIPSALLNESATLFRRKYYLNGSHAGFIMYMSDPAQNQSDVDNIRAALKQSKGPGNFRNLFMYSPSGKKDGIQIIPLSEVAAKDEFLNIKNVSRDDMLAAHRVPPQMMGIIPNNTGGFGDVEKASRVFVRNELIPLQERIKELNEWLGDEVIRFAKYTLDDIS, from the coding sequence ATGAGCCGTAAGCATAAAACCAAAACCCAGTCAGTGGTCACCGCCACTCAGCAAGCACCGGCAGCAGAAGCCTTCACCTTTGGCGACCCAATCCCCGTACTGGACCGCCGCGAATTATTGGATTATCTGGAATGCTCCCGCGTCGAACAATGGTATGAACCGCCGATTAGTCTAGATGGGCTGGCACGCACGTTCCGCGCCGCCACACATCACAGCTCGGCCATTTACGTAAAACGCAATATTCTGACCAGCACCTTCATTCCGCATAAACTGCTTAGCCAGCAGGCATTCAGCCGCTTTGCGCTGGATTATCTCGTGTTCGGCAACGCCTATCTGGAAAAACGGAAAAATCGACTTGGCGGCACGCTTTCGCTAGAACCTACGCTGGCAAAATATATGCGCCGAGGTGTCGATCTCGATACTTACTGGTTTGCCCAATATGGCTTTAACACCCAGCCGTACCCCTTTGAAACCGGCTCAGTGTTTCATCTGTTCGAACCCGACCTAAACCAAGAACTTTACGGCCTCCCCGAATATCTGGCGGCTATCCCATCGGCGCTGCTCAATGAATCCGCTACTCTATTCCGCCGCAAGTATTATCTGAACGGAAGCCATGCAGGCTTCATCATGTATATGAGCGACCCCGCGCAAAACCAGTCTGATGTGGACAATATCCGTGCGGCTTTAAAGCAGTCGAAAGGACCCGGCAATTTTCGTAATTTGTTTATGTATTCGCCCAGCGGGAAAAAAGACGGCATTCAGATCATCCCACTCAGCGAAGTGGCCGCAAAAGATGAATTCCTAAACATCAAGAACGTCAGCCGTGACGACATGCTGGCTGCACACCGCGTTCCACCGCAAATGATGGGAATTATCCCCAACAACACCGGCGGCTTTGGCGACGTTGAAAAGGCCAGCCGCGTGTTTGTACGAAATGAATTAATACCCCTTCAAGAAAGGATTAAAGAACTCAATGAATGGTTAGGAGATGAAGTCATTAGATTTGCGAAATATACACTCGACGACATAAGCTAA
- the lysC gene encoding Rz1-like lysis system protein LysC (LysC is an Rz1-like component of a phage lytic system, substantially overlapping although not fully embedded in the gene for the Rz-like LysB component.), producing MKMWSLKAGLTLLCLLTLAGCNSGPPLSGPQVITLTCPTVTRCLLPARAPKTNGELRDDGDAAEAAWAVCAAKVDMIVDCQENHHEKA from the coding sequence ATGAAAATGTGGAGCTTAAAAGCTGGGCTGACACTCCTTTGCCTGCTGACATTAGCCGGTTGCAACAGCGGCCCGCCATTGTCGGGGCCGCAGGTTATCACGCTTACGTGTCCGACAGTGACGCGCTGCCTGCTGCCCGCCAGAGCACCAAAGACTAACGGCGAACTCCGTGATGATGGCGATGCTGCAGAGGCTGCTTGGGCTGTCTGTGCCGCTAAGGTCGATATGATTGTGGACTGTCAGGAAAACCATCATGAAAAAGCCTGA
- a CDS encoding HP1 family phage holin, with amino-acid sequence MEKITTFISYCLAVFLAWLGGLNVQEVAFLSGTVLGVGTFFVNWYYRRKTFQLFKDKTDALSKDIYEQLNR; translated from the coding sequence ATGGAAAAAATCACCACGTTTATTTCCTATTGCCTCGCGGTGTTTTTGGCATGGCTCGGCGGGCTGAATGTGCAAGAGGTGGCTTTTCTGTCCGGTACGGTGTTGGGGGTTGGCACCTTCTTTGTCAATTGGTACTACCGGCGCAAAACCTTTCAGCTTTTCAAAGATAAGACCGACGCACTGAGTAAGGATATTTATGAACAGCTCAACCGTTAA
- a CDS encoding replication endonuclease — MTDVTEWAYPWNAPRPAIESPYYEFYQRLRNKPLSQSEAYELAIEEANRRDRLIAALSHAHKKLEKQASCVRRDISRRVDNLEHLHGIQRANAYLINSFVKRTLPRLELVTKRYRLPKMTEGNASLFGRFNKLPDMSRADVELLAEDTATYMRLELGFISDQMPEASDLRLGWAMYQRAGAITQQLGQTPPLWDRINNKVFIEAEASSAIFRMTSPTWWRNHLRRKSNEWREHLQIALRNVSKKGNPYASRTTIGEWREQKRRTREFLKGMELEDTEGNRISLIDKYDGSVANPAIRRCELMTRIRGFENICNQLGYIGEFYTLTAPSKYHATTKAGYSNSKWTGSSPADTQRYLRSVWERVRAKLHREDLRIFGIRVAEPHHDGTPHWHMLMFMEPENVDRVREILRDYAFKEDSKELNSDKARKARFHAEAIDPDKGSATGYVAKYISKNIDGYALDDELDDDTKQPLKEMAPAVSAWAARWRIRQFQFIGGAPVSVYRELRRMADPETALGLSVEFAAVHDAADVGDWAGYINAQGGPFVRRDDLVVRTYYEPAEDLNEYGEETTRIKGVFSPSVGMDIPIITRTVQWKIVPKRALDLAVDLLGAPAPSRSSVNNCTGGSGSLDPTPNTTEPITLDFDNITPKERRQMLLRIRAEGRIKPKNQREGFTGSPDLEEEHRKSATTIQRRMEKRAGALAAAGDAMGRITEDMAIYGIELTQTEAWRMATGHSVQVEDAIYRGDSTGAIFQRKAKDKRQTLKIAEMIDQRGNVANMRHQQKCLKRYLADYVREQAEQSQSVADKERLEKARINLSKIQKLIAFSRR; from the coding sequence ATGACAGATGTCACAGAGTGGGCTTACCCATGGAACGCACCACGTCCAGCCATAGAGTCACCGTATTACGAATTCTACCAGCGGCTTAGAAATAAGCCGCTGAGCCAAAGCGAAGCCTACGAACTTGCTATTGAAGAAGCTAACCGCCGTGATCGCCTGATCGCGGCGTTGTCACATGCGCATAAAAAACTGGAGAAGCAGGCCAGCTGCGTGCGCAGGGATATTTCCCGCCGTGTTGATAATCTTGAACATCTGCACGGGATTCAGCGAGCCAATGCGTACTTAATCAATTCATTTGTTAAGCGCACATTGCCACGCCTTGAATTAGTCACTAAGCGCTACCGCCTGCCAAAAATGACTGAGGGGAATGCCTCCCTGTTTGGCCGTTTTAATAAACTCCCTGATATGTCCCGCGCAGATGTTGAATTGCTGGCGGAAGACACGGCTACTTATATGCGGCTTGAGCTGGGATTTATTAGTGACCAAATGCCAGAAGCCAGTGATCTGCGTCTGGGTTGGGCGATGTATCAGCGCGCCGGTGCTATCACGCAGCAGTTGGGCCAAACACCGCCGTTATGGGATCGCATTAACAACAAGGTATTTATTGAGGCGGAGGCCAGTTCCGCGATTTTCCGAATGACGTCACCAACATGGTGGCGTAATCACTTACGTCGGAAGTCAAACGAATGGCGTGAGCATCTGCAGATTGCGCTGCGTAACGTCAGCAAAAAAGGCAACCCCTACGCCAGCCGTACCACAATAGGCGAATGGCGGGAACAAAAACGCCGTACCCGTGAATTCTTGAAAGGCATGGAGCTGGAAGACACCGAAGGCAACCGGATCAGCCTGATCGACAAATATGATGGCAGTGTGGCAAATCCGGCGATCCGTCGCTGCGAGTTAATGACTCGTATCCGTGGCTTTGAAAATATCTGTAATCAACTCGGCTATATCGGGGAGTTTTATACCCTGACCGCACCGTCTAAATATCACGCAACCACGAAAGCAGGTTATAGCAATAGCAAATGGACTGGCTCAAGTCCCGCAGACACGCAGCGTTATTTGCGCAGCGTTTGGGAACGTGTGCGGGCCAAGTTGCATCGTGAGGACTTGCGGATTTTCGGCATTCGCGTTGCAGAACCCCATCATGATGGGACCCCTCACTGGCACATGCTGATGTTTATGGAGCCAGAGAACGTGGATCGCGTGCGTGAGATTTTGCGTGATTATGCCTTCAAAGAAGACAGCAAAGAATTGAACAGCGATAAGGCCAGAAAAGCGCGTTTTCACGCGGAGGCCATCGACCCTGACAAGGGCAGTGCCACAGGTTATGTGGCGAAATACATCAGTAAAAATATTGATGGTTATGCGCTAGATGATGAGCTGGACGATGACACCAAACAACCGTTAAAAGAAATGGCTCCCGCCGTATCGGCGTGGGCTGCACGTTGGCGTATTCGCCAGTTTCAGTTTATCGGTGGTGCGCCGGTATCGGTTTATCGTGAACTGCGCCGCATGGCTGATCCTGAAACTGCGCTTGGTCTAAGCGTTGAGTTTGCGGCTGTGCATGATGCGGCCGATGTGGGCGACTGGGCGGGATATATCAACGCGCAGGGTGGTCCATTTGTTCGCCGTGACGATCTGGTGGTGCGTACTTATTACGAACCGGCTGAGGACTTGAACGAGTACGGCGAAGAAACGACACGGATTAAAGGTGTTTTCTCTCCTTCTGTTGGCATGGACATCCCAATTATTACCCGCACGGTGCAGTGGAAGATTGTGCCGAAACGTGCCCTTGATTTGGCCGTTGACCTTTTGGGCGCTCCTGCGCCCTCTCGGAGTTCTGTCAATAACTGTACGGGGGGATCTGGATCGCTAGACCCGACACCGAACACAACAGAACCGATAACTCTGGATTTTGACAACATTACCCCGAAAGAACGGCGGCAGATGTTGCTCAGAATTAGGGCCGAAGGTCGAATTAAACCGAAAAATCAGCGTGAAGGCTTTACGGGTAGCCCTGATTTGGAAGAGGAACACCGTAAATCCGCCACAACTATTCAACGCCGTATGGAAAAAAGAGCGGGTGCATTGGCCGCTGCAGGTGATGCCATGGGAAGAATTACAGAGGATATGGCGATTTACGGTATAGAGCTGACACAAACAGAAGCATGGCGCATGGCAACAGGCCACTCCGTACAGGTAGAGGATGCAATCTATCGAGGGGATAGTACGGGGGCAATTTTCCAGCGCAAGGCGAAAGATAAACGGCAAACTCTAAAGATTGCTGAGATGATCGACCAGCGCGGCAATGTCGCTAATATGCGCCATCAACAAAAATGTCTTAAGCGCTATCTGGCTGATTATGTCAGGGAGCAAGCAGAACAGAGTCAAAGTGTTGCTGATAAAGAAAGGTTAGAAAAAGCACGCATTAATCTGAGTAAAATTCAGAAGCTAATAGCATTTAGCCGAAGATAA
- a CDS encoding lysozyme, producing the protein MNSSTVKRCAVGVILALVALVSGSQHLKVSDDGLRLIADFEGCRLTPYQCSAGVWTNGIGHTAGVTSKSAITERQAAENLVADVAKTERAIDRCMAVNMPQPVYDAVVSFGFNVGTAAACRSTLAYFINGRDWRRACAQLPRWVYVNGVKNKGLENRRAREQAHCMKGVR; encoded by the coding sequence ATGAACAGCTCAACCGTTAAACGCTGTGCGGTGGGAGTCATTCTGGCGCTGGTTGCTTTGGTATCTGGCTCCCAGCATTTGAAGGTGTCAGACGATGGTTTGCGACTGATTGCCGATTTTGAAGGGTGCCGCCTGACGCCTTACCAGTGCAGCGCAGGTGTCTGGACCAATGGCATTGGACACACGGCGGGCGTGACCTCAAAGAGTGCTATCACCGAACGGCAGGCGGCGGAAAATCTGGTGGCCGACGTTGCCAAAACTGAACGGGCAATTGATCGCTGTATGGCGGTCAACATGCCCCAACCGGTCTATGACGCAGTGGTGAGTTTTGGCTTTAACGTTGGCACCGCAGCCGCGTGTCGTTCAACGCTGGCGTATTTCATTAACGGACGAGATTGGCGGCGAGCCTGTGCGCAGTTACCGCGCTGGGTCTACGTTAACGGCGTTAAAAATAAAGGGCTAGAGAACCGCCGCGCGCGGGAGCAGGCGCACTGTATGAAAGGAGTCAGGTGA
- a CDS encoding tail protein X — protein MRVRAMQYDTVDAVCWRYYGRTQGMTEIVLAANPLLAEVGPFLPHGMEIELPDVVSVPTTQTVQLWD, from the coding sequence ATGCGCGTGCGAGCCATGCAATACGACACGGTGGATGCGGTGTGTTGGCGGTACTACGGGCGCACGCAGGGCATGACCGAAATTGTGCTGGCTGCAAATCCGCTACTTGCCGAGGTCGGGCCTTTTTTACCCCACGGGATGGAGATCGAACTGCCGGATGTGGTGTCCGTGCCGACGACGCAAACCGTGCAGCTATGGGACTAA
- a CDS encoding phage major capsid protein, P2 family yields the protein MKKNTRFAFNAFLSRLAELNGVAMDDLSAKFTVEPTVNQTLEDEIQQSAAFLTLVNVVPVPEQSGQLLGLGVGTTIAGTTNTADKEREPTDPTAFSDIEYKCEQTNFDTALTYAKLDMWAKFQDFQLRIRNAIIKRQALDRIMIGFNGLKREKTSNRAVNTMLQDVNVGWLEKIRKDAPTHVMAGVTDEDGSVKNVIHVGKGGTYANLDALVMNAVDEIIDPVYQDDDGLVVICGRALLADKYFPLVNKEQENSEALAADMIISQKRMGGLQAVRAPYFPPNALMITRLDNLSIYWQEDTRRRSVIDNPKRDRIENLESVNEAYVVEDYRCVALIENIVMGPVEAPAPSAAMMSADVQSVEGVDSAKLADAIMLLTQKLGGDKADSVTGDAVQEAASQPAGSQPEEPTATDKTTKSDGKKA from the coding sequence ATGAAAAAGAATACCCGCTTTGCTTTTAACGCCTTTCTAAGCCGATTGGCGGAACTCAACGGTGTGGCAATGGACGATCTGTCCGCCAAGTTCACCGTAGAGCCGACGGTAAACCAGACGCTGGAGGATGAGATCCAGCAGTCTGCCGCCTTCCTGACGTTGGTCAATGTCGTCCCTGTGCCGGAACAATCGGGCCAGCTGCTCGGTCTGGGCGTCGGGACCACCATTGCAGGCACCACCAATACCGCAGACAAAGAGCGTGAACCCACCGACCCGACGGCGTTCAGTGATATTGAGTACAAGTGCGAGCAGACCAATTTCGACACCGCGCTGACTTACGCCAAATTGGACATGTGGGCCAAGTTCCAAGACTTCCAACTGCGTATCCGTAACGCCATTATCAAGCGTCAGGCACTGGACCGCATCATGATCGGGTTTAACGGCTTGAAGCGCGAAAAGACCTCTAACCGCGCAGTCAATACCATGCTGCAGGATGTGAACGTGGGCTGGCTGGAAAAGATCCGCAAAGACGCACCGACACACGTCATGGCAGGCGTGACGGACGAAGATGGCAGCGTGAAGAATGTTATTCATGTGGGTAAAGGTGGCACCTATGCCAACCTTGACGCGCTGGTGATGAACGCGGTTGATGAGATTATCGATCCGGTTTATCAGGATGATGATGGTCTGGTGGTGATTTGTGGCCGCGCTCTGCTTGCTGACAAGTATTTCCCGCTGGTCAACAAAGAGCAGGAAAACAGTGAAGCGCTTGCCGCCGATATGATCATTAGCCAGAAACGCATGGGCGGACTGCAAGCGGTACGTGCGCCGTACTTCCCGCCGAATGCGTTGATGATCACCCGACTGGATAACCTCTCTATCTATTGGCAAGAAGACACCCGCCGCCGCTCGGTGATCGATAACCCAAAACGTGACCGTATCGAAAACCTTGAATCGGTCAATGAAGCCTATGTGGTAGAGGATTACCGCTGCGTGGCGCTGATTGAAAATATCGTGATGGGGCCGGTGGAAGCGCCAGCACCCAGCGCCGCAATGATGTCTGCCGATGTTCAAAGCGTAGAGGGCGTTGATTCCGCAAAATTGGCTGATGCCATCATGCTGCTGACGCAAAAACTAGGTGGTGATAAAGCCGACTCGGTGACCGGTGACGCTGTTCAGGAAGCTGCATCACAGCCAGCGGGAAGCCAACCGGAAGAACCAACCGCAACCGACAAAACCACAAAGTCTGACGGCAAGAAGGCGTAA
- a CDS encoding head completion/stabilization protein, with product MDFVSPEKPDSKAGIITNTPFWPDVDLEHYRLAMRTDGVVTNERLKEAALSAICETNAELALYKERQQLLGFANLVDVPAATIGGFSELTYWYRRAVYCRTKANLTERYPDIDTTKSGSKRAEDMVSSIDELWRDAQWAVQRLQGKAHITVELI from the coding sequence ATGGATTTTGTTTCACCGGAAAAGCCAGACAGTAAGGCGGGGATTATCACCAATACCCCGTTTTGGCCGGATGTCGATCTGGAGCATTACCGATTAGCCATGCGCACCGATGGTGTCGTGACGAATGAGCGCCTGAAAGAAGCCGCACTGTCTGCCATCTGTGAAACCAACGCCGAGCTGGCTTTATACAAAGAACGCCAGCAGTTATTGGGCTTTGCCAATCTGGTGGATGTACCTGCGGCGACCATTGGCGGATTTAGTGAACTTACATACTGGTATCGGCGCGCGGTGTATTGCCGCACCAAGGCCAATTTAACCGAGCGTTATCCCGATATTGACACCACTAAATCAGGCAGCAAACGCGCCGAAGACATGGTGTCTAGCATTGATGAGCTTTGGCGAGATGCCCAGTGGGCGGTCCAACGCCTGCAGGGTAAGGCCCACATAACGGTGGAGCTTATCTAA
- a CDS encoding GPO family capsid scaffolding protein, with translation MATKSKRFRVGVEGATTDGRKIQREWLTQMAENYDPDVYGARVNVEHIKSYSPDGSFGRYGDVTGLFAEEIKDGALAGRMALYAEIEPTPELVALNKKSQKVYTSMEVDPEFSDLGFAYLVGLAVTDDPASLGTQRLSFSASGESTLAQRKANPHNLFTVAEETVIEFEEVGESKPNIFNRVMDIFSKKQVSDEARFNNVHKAVELCAKEAQGTAEQVTTLSAEVAKVGELEQRLAEYGQKLDDLTTRLSAEDGNQSRRPFSAGGSHSASEQTNC, from the coding sequence ATGGCAACTAAATCAAAGCGTTTTCGCGTCGGGGTGGAAGGGGCGACCACTGACGGCCGCAAAATCCAGCGCGAATGGCTGACCCAGATGGCGGAAAACTATGACCCAGACGTCTACGGCGCACGGGTTAACGTTGAGCACATCAAGTCCTATTCCCCTGATGGTTCATTTGGCCGTTATGGCGATGTCACCGGACTTTTTGCCGAAGAAATTAAAGACGGTGCACTGGCTGGGCGTATGGCGCTGTATGCCGAAATCGAACCCACGCCGGAGCTGGTCGCACTCAATAAGAAAAGCCAAAAGGTTTACACCTCGATGGAGGTTGATCCCGAGTTTTCAGACTTGGGCTTTGCTTACTTGGTCGGCCTTGCCGTCACCGACGATCCCGCCAGCCTTGGCACCCAGCGCCTGAGCTTTAGCGCCAGCGGTGAAAGCACGTTGGCCCAGCGCAAAGCCAACCCGCATAACCTGTTCACCGTGGCAGAAGAAACCGTGATCGAGTTCGAAGAGGTGGGGGAATCTAAGCCCAACATCTTCAACCGCGTTATGGACATCTTTAGCAAAAAGCAGGTGAGCGACGAAGCCCGCTTTAACAATGTGCATAAGGCGGTAGAGCTGTGCGCGAAGGAAGCGCAGGGAACGGCGGAGCAGGTCACCACGCTATCCGCAGAGGTTGCCAAAGTGGGCGAACTGGAACAACGGCTGGCGGAATACGGCCAGAAACTGGACGACTTGACCACGCGCCTAAGTGCCGAAGACGGCAATCAAAGCCGACGTCCATTCTCTGCCGGTGGCAGTCATTCCGCGTCAGAACAAACTAACTGCTAA